From a single Silene latifolia isolate original U9 population chromosome 6, ASM4854445v1, whole genome shotgun sequence genomic region:
- the LOC141587362 gene encoding uncharacterized protein LOC141587362 isoform X3 translates to MTTRSNFYKNPSFTYRNSYSLSSVLQNLHNYNIVTGNAPPPENLPDTSSSAVNDADRHRKRRRREKPPPSSKQQQQGEFDEKPMSHADYIQKIRNEACSAHGCEQLTPDVLQGVSKSGVQLVEYGSDSDDQPSASEESLGQPASEHMEHIDRVKMRCEQRFPLLGEPVCVVCGRYGEYICDETEDDICSKDCKAELLNQKQLQPLKGNICQEPTVSIYQPKQFSQPAEGGKDTWDYDRNRWSRKRSCLSTYECWKCNKPGHLAGDCLATKPCHQPVQSGLAFSQDAVKRNGSSVISVNLRELYQRCHHINKSMKNAKCNDCCNSTSLATCLDCSTIVCDRSSAWAYRILSFT, encoded by the exons ATGACGACGAGGTCCAACTTTTACAAGAACCCTTCATTCACCTATCGAAATTCATACAGTCTCTCTTCCGTTCTCCAAAATCTCCATA ATTACAACATCGTCACCGGAAATGCACCGCCGCCGGAAAACTTGCCGGACACGTCATCCTCCGCCGTTAATGACGCCGATCGCCATCGTAAACGCCGCAGACGAGAAAAGCCACCGCCGTCGTCGAAACAGCAGCAGCAAGGTGAATTTGATGAGAAGCCTATGTCTCACGCGGATTACATCCAGAAAATTAG GAATGAAGCTTGTTCAGCTCATGGATGTGAACAACTAACACCAGATGTTCTG CAGGGAGTCTCTAAATCTGGAGTTCAATTGGTGGAATACGGGAGCGACA GCGATGACCAGCCTTCAGCATCAGAAGAGTCATTGGGGCAACCCGCTTCAG AGCATATGGAGCACATTGATCGGGTAAAAATGCGATGTGAGCAACGATTTCCACTGCTTGGTGAACCTGTTTGTGTTGTGTGTGGTAGATATGGAGAGTACATATGCGACGAG ACTGAAGATGACATCTGTAGCAAGGATTGCAAGGCTGAGTTGTTGAACCAGAAGCAATTACAGCCTCTTAAG GGCAACATCTGTCAAGAGCCGACCGTGTCAATATATCAGCCTAAACAGTTTTCACAGCCAGCTGAAGGAGGCAAGGATACTTGGGATTATGATCGTAACAGGTGGTCAAGAAAGAGATCTTGTTTGTCCACTTATGAATG CTGGAAATGCAATAAACCTGGTCATCTTGCTGGAGATTGTTTAGCAACTAAACCTTGCCATCAACCTGTTCAATCAGGTCTAGCTTTCAGCCAG GATGCTGTTAAGCGTAATGGATCATCAGTCATTTCTGTAAATCTTCGTGAACTATATCAAAG ATGCCATCATATAAATAAGAGCATGAAAAACGCCAAGTGCAATGATTGCTGCAACTCCACATCCTTGGCAACCTGCCTTGATTGCAGTACCATAGTTTGTGACAG